In the Rhinatrema bivittatum chromosome 6, aRhiBiv1.1, whole genome shotgun sequence genome, one interval contains:
- the CDK5R2 gene encoding LOW QUALITY PROTEIN: cyclin-dependent kinase 5 activator 2 (The sequence of the model RefSeq protein was modified relative to this genomic sequence to represent the inferred CDS: inserted 2 bases in 2 codons): MGTVLSLSPHARKPERSLRRPSVLLSALAWKRLVAASAKKKSAKKVNPKPGPPPRPPPPARPPKPGPAEPARPSPRRVLVQASTGELLRCLARFLCRRCQRLKEPPSPADVAGWFRAVDRALLLQGWQEQGFISPANLVFVYLLCREALAGAEPGSAAELRAAFLTCLYLAYSYMGXEISYPLKPFLXEGTKEAFWERCLGLIQRTSAAMLRINADPRYFTQLFQELKGEGEGWDGLGPER; this comes from the exons ATGGGCACCGTGCTCTCCCTGTCCCCGCACGCCCGCAAGCCAGAGCGGAGCCTGCGGCGGCCGTCCGTGCTCCTCTCCGCCCTGGCCTGGAAGCGCCTGGTGGCCGCCTCGGCGAAGAAGAAGAGCGCCAAGAAGGTGAACCCCAAGCCGGGGCCCCCGCCGCGGCcgccgcccccggcccgcccgcCCAAGCCGGGCCCCGCGGAGCCGGCGCGCCCCTCTCCGCGCCGCGTGCTGGTGCAGGCCTCCACCGGGGAGCTGCTGCGCTGCCTGGCGCGCTTCCTCTGCCGCCGCTGCCAGCGCCTGAAGGAGCCGCCCAGCCCGGCCGACGTGGCGGGCTGGTTCCGCGCCGTGGACCGCGCCCTCCTGCTGCAGGGCTGGCAGGAGCAGGGCTTCATCAGCCCCGCCAACCTGGTCTTCGTCTACCTGCTGTGCCGCGAGGCGCTGGCCGGGGCCGAGCCGGGCAGCGCCGCCGAGCTGCGGGCCGCCTTCCTCACCTGCCTCTACCTGGCCTACTCGTACATGG ACGAGATCTCCTACCCGCTGAAGCCCTTCC CTGAGGGCACCAAGGAGGCCTTCTGGGAGCGCTGCCTGGGCCTCATCCAGCGCACCAGCGCCGCCATGCTGAGGATCAACGCCGACCCGCGCTACTTTACGCAGCTTTTCCAGGAGCTGAAGGGCGAGGGCGAGGGCTGGGACGGCCTGGGACCGGAGCGCTAG